The following DNA comes from Populus trichocarpa isolate Nisqually-1 chromosome 19, P.trichocarpa_v4.1, whole genome shotgun sequence.
tttcaaCTTCGTTTTGAggtttaagattaattttaagaaatattttttaattattttattaaaaatattattattttaaagctgATATGACATACTAGCAAAGTTAGGtcagaaataataattatgagcCATTATGCACCCAATTTTAACGAATCTCTTGTAACCCTAAATAAATGTTATGGCTAGTTGTGTCTAAGAACTATTTGGACCAACTAAAGTTCTCCTTCACACTTCAAACCTAGAGTGGGTTATTTTGTGAGACTTGGTCTTTAATTAGACTCTCTACATTAAGCACATTTACTACTTTGGGTGTTAAATAGAGGGATATCTGCAATACCGAatcacaataattattttttaaaatgtttttttatttaaaaatatattaaaatatttatcagaatgatttaaaaatatcaaaaaatattaatttaaaaaaaaatttaaaatttaacaaaataatagttACACCACATAGCCAAACACtcctttaaattcaaaatataagatCATCCACCCCATATGGAGAAGGAAAGACCAAGGTCTCATGATCCCATTTTTTGCCTAAAAATAATCTATTTGCTGGCAATTCTTGAATGTGGAAAAGGTTCAAAAAAGCTTTGAGGCAAAAACAAGCAATCACTTGATTTGAAATACCAATAGGAACGTAGTTTGGTAGTGGATTACCAGCTAACAGAGtacaaaattgatatttaaagaGAACCTTCAAAAAATTCAGCGTAATTGAtaagttgattttcaaaaaaaatttagcgtAATTAATAAGTTGATTTTCTGCTTACGTTGTAATTCAAGGTTTGGACCCTAAGAACGTACggagacaataaaataaatgaatataccAACCAAGCTAAGATGCTTTATGAGAAATCTTATCAAGAATGTAAGTAGTTTTGGAGCTTGAAAGCTGACTCAAGAATAttcttattgataaaaaaacaaaaaaaatttagttaccTTAAGAATATTTTGGAGATTGtggtataatatatttttatttgcaggGTGTGTACTTCTTGTAAGAATCTGGGATAGCCggagttttactcgctcacctagACCcacaaaatatgttttttggagAATGAGgttttttcgaataaaaaaaaaatatattttcatttgaaaatatttgaaaataatttttttaatttattttaatttattttatattagtaaattaaaaacattaaaaatattaattaaacgtTTTTATAAAGTTAccctaaatatttatttgtaaaaaaagattaatagcATAATCACTCTTGACTAGCATACAACTAAGaaatgcaagtttttttttttttttactatgaatataatatatatatatttttttgttaattgtaagTGTCCGGACtagtttacgcgcacctcgactaatccttcgaggccctgaagttaacgatcatgtaagcctatAGTGGCCCTGAAGTGTGTGACACTTGAACTAGTGTCTTCTAAGAAACAAACCCAGAATTTGATCAATTGAACTATATCTTTTaagattataaatataatatttttcattgatcaaaAGACACGATTATCACTCACCAAATCTCgtccattctaaaaaaaaagagatataaatTGCAAGAACTCATAACTTGAAAGATTGATCTGGACTCGTTGCCATAGTTGGAGGATCGATTTGTACACTGGCCTTACACACGTACACAACTAGTTTTAGCGCCACTATCTTTCGAATTAGGGTTTGGTGAGAGGAGGCCAGGGATTGTGGATTAGTGGTTCAAAATCAAGCGATACTGAATCACTGATTGGCTGGGACTTGATTTAGCTTCAACATCAAAATTTACTTTTGGATTTTCTCTTCGATTGATAAAGATGTTGCCATCACTTTCTCCTACAGGGCTTTGATTTGAGCCCCGATTATCTGCCGCCATGTTAAGGTGTGGGAGTTATCTTGAAGGCTGGTGCCATGTCCATCACAAGTTAAACTCTCATTTTCTAATCCCATGGAGATTCTTCAACATGTTTGGtgaccacacaaaaaaaagaaaaaacggcATTTTAAACTCAAAAGAAACGTTGCCATCGTCAATGGCCCCCTTGCATCAGGCTTGTGTAATCACCAGCCTAGTTTACCTTCATGTTTGGATCTCTTAGAATGCGTTTTGTAtcgcgtttttaaaaaaataatttttttttttaaaatttaatatgatttgtatgtgttgaatcgttttgatgtgctgatatcaaaaataattttttaaaaataaaaaaacatcattgacatgtatttcggcacgaaaagttatttaaaaaacaaccgctatcaCATTGCCAAGCACTCTCTTACAATATGTGCGCATGCGTGTGGATGGAGTAGTTTTtacggttttttttaaatatttttttttataatttttaaaaatatatatttagttaaagtTATTGCgagatagttttttgtttataaaataaataaaaaactattttttataaataaaaaataagttattttaacttttataaaattaaaatttcaaatgtaATTATGCATGGTtcagtgtaaaaataaaaaatattggtcgggacttgatttttttctttgtagttaggcaaaatcaaattaaagctactgtaatatctaaaaatataagatgttttttataaaaaaaaaatcatcttgaaaccatgttttttttttattagaggaaacaatagttttatttgattaatttatatgtaattaaatCAGTTTAatgagtttttgattttttatttgagcacATGAGATTTGAAATGAAGAGGGGTCAAGTGAGaaaacaaactattttttttaaaggtgttGGAGTTAATTCAAATGTTCGATGAGCtttaagaaaagaattttttttatgaataaattaaataaataatttaaatttgggttgaaaataataaattcttaatacattaaaacgaATAAGATCATATTGGCATTAATATCAGAATTATATTTATGCAAGTTAGGCATATTGGTGAATTGGGCAAAGTACTGGGCCCATTAAAAGTAAGCCCAGGGCCGTCCCAGGAGATATTCAACACCACTGGGCATAGTTTCAATGAACATGGTTTACTTGATGATCTAGTAACATAATCTTTTTTCATGTTAGTTTTCAAATCGGATTTAACAACTATATATACATGATAAAAACTGTGTTTTTGTTCTGCAAGTAGCGTTTGTGCTTGAGTATTTAACCAGACAGTTGATCAGttgcaaaaattatatttcttgatCATATGGAGTTGGCCAGGTCTCTTGGTATCAAGTCTTTCGAAATCAAGTGAGTTTCATGGGGGTGCTAAATACTGGTGTGGGGAAAGAGGTATTCGAGCACTGAGTCTTGTTTATTGAAGCATAAATTGAGCTTCCCAGTGGTTATTTTGCAAGTTGCCAGACTTTTGAGTGAATGCAGTCCATGTCTGAACCAAGAATTTTCACCAGATATGCACATCTCATGTTGATTAAACTTTTCGTTTAATAACTTCAActttaataactaatttgtgAAGAGTTTGGATTTTATCATCTCAAATTCGTTCAAATTTCAAGTtcataagaagttttattaattatgtgttaatgaaaatataagatCATTCTCGAGAATTCATCAAATAACATGTTTCTTTGACAAGATGAGCGCTTGTCTACAGATTTTTCCCCCTGATCACAATGTTTATTTGCACTTTCTCCCCCTATTCACCAGCTTCCGTTGTCTTTCTTTGTCTGATAGcaagtttataattttctttggtGCACACTTTTGAACTGATAGCTGTCCTGAAGCCCCTCTGTGCTTCCTTCTGTGCCCTAAACATAAACATTCAGACTTTTGCTTCCACTCTGGCATGGTTCTTATAATGAGTAGACCGATCCATCTCCATGATGATCTTGAATAAACTACGTTCTTGTGATTGGCTTGACTATCAGGTGTTCGTTTATGTCTACGTTTTTTTCCCGTTTTATTTCCCGTCTTAACTCTGTGAGAAAACGTCTAGAGTGACAAGGTGACTTTATAGACAatgtgtatgtatatatatacaggaaatctttaatctatataaaaaatcatataatattcAATGACATTTATCTTTTCTAAAAAAGGTGTCTTGAGATGTCCTCTCTACGGCTTGATGATGCACCTTTATGGGCTAAAGATTAGATGATAATGTATCTTCAATAATTTAACAAGGCATCAAGAACGTGGAAGATCTTTGCTTCTTCGATTCTAGGCCTACCTCAAGTTGTAAACCTACCCGATCTTTGTTCCTTGATGGCTTCAAGAGACTCTatacttcattttgttttctcgaTATCGAACCTTAAATTTGTTAGAGGCATCTAATTATGAGAATGTTTCAGAAATTTTGTATTCACTGCAATGTGATTGCATTCTCCTTTGCGCTCACCAtgttatagttataaaactcgaTCCAGAAATCAGTTTGAGATTTACTCGGATCACCCTAATCAATAAATCATTAGGTTGATCTACCGAGCCAGACCAGCCGAATCTTCACTAGTCACGGTGCCAATGCCTTGGCTTCTCTTTAGTGTCATTTAAGCATTACAGTCAAATCAAGGACCCACATTCAACATCAATAGCGCATTACATGATTCTTTGCAGCCAGGGAAGAGTGATTTTTCACTCTTCTCTACGAGTCACTTTCATGCTAGTACTATGATACAAAACTCCCCTTTTATTTCATTTGGGAATATGTATTGCATTCATCCTCAGCTTCCATTGATCCTTGAAGCTCCTTTGATTGGATGAACATATTGTTTTACACATTATTGCTATGTTTTTAAGTCTTTTCAAGTGCTCTTACAATGAGGCTGTTTCCCTTGCTGTTGATTGCTTTGAAGTAAAGCTAATGAAAACAATGAGCACTCGTAGTGGGTCAAGATTCTTGGAAAATAATTTGTGCTTGCTTACCATGAATATAGTATGAGGGATTTTCCTTTACTCTTTACACTCCCTCTTGACATTTACTCCTATGTTGAGCTGCTCCTATATGAATATTACTACATATTATACTGCTGCAATACCGTCCTTTGTAGGTCTAGCACTAGCACTAATACTGAGACTTGgcattcttttattattagtaaAGAGAAATCTTTAGCTAATTCACTCACCTTATTGGCCTTCCACATTAAGACAAGGGAGTTTTTCAGTGATTTTCCTTCTCAATTTCCTACAGCCAGCATATTGAACCAGCTAGGTGTTTGAGGGATCCTACATGGTTCCAGGTCCTTCAAGTTCTGTTTTTGGCCTGTAATTCTGATTTAAGAACTACTGTTTAACACATTGTGAGGAAAGAAAAATTGTGCATTATGTTAACAATTTCAAACTGCTAAAAATTTACATGTGTACTGCACTTCTTGTGGATGGTAGCCTATAACCTGTGGCAAATTAAGGCCTTTAAGTATCATCCTTCAAGGGGCAGGGCTAAAcatattatacaataaaaagtgaaaaaaagaaaggaaaattcttAGCTATTTTCCCTGTAATCTCGTATCAAACCTTCAGGTTCTAGGGGCAATATGCTCACAATGGTTTCTTGTACTGGTAGAGAGGTTCCTGATGTGCTAGCCTGGCTAcaaccaataattttttgacatgTCTCTATCAGGCAGTGCCTGCATGTAGGGCAGGATGAGTGGGAGCTAAGCCACTTATCAATGCATTTGACATGGAATCCATGGTGGCACTTAGGAAGAAGCCGCACACGCTCACCAGGAGTGAACTCTGAGAGGCATATTACACACTCTGTGTCAAGGCCAGGCAGGTTCAAGTCACTTGAGTAATTTACCACTGGGAAAGACTTTAATGCTCTTCGATTCACTCCAGTGTTTGCTGACTGAGTCGAGGGGTTCGCAGCAGATTCTGAAGCTGCTATGTTAGAGCACCTTAATGCACACCTAATGATGGAATTGAGCCCCAGTGAGCAAATCAGTGCACACAACAGAACTGAAAGGACCATAACAACATTCGCATCAAAGCTGCTGCCAGTGCCAGTGGAAGGTTCAGATGGCGCACTGTTTCCAGGAGCTGGAGGAGTTGCCGTGTTTGTTGATTGGTAAAGAGGGTTATGTAATAGCAATCTTCTTGAGTAGAAGTCCCCAAGAAAATCTTGAAAGAGTTGAGTAGTTGAAGTAGAAGCAGACATGTTCCGATAGCTTGGACTTTGGAGGGTTGAAGACAGAAATATTTGTAGGTGGTTGCATAttgatgttatatatatatagggaaaGTTGAAAGGATCCAATTTTCCACTTGATCTTTGATATAATATTCACAATTATTACActaataaaactataatttcgAATATTCTGAGGGTTTTAGCACGCAACAAGTCattatctcttatttttatgTAGGTCTCTGACATGTGGATGCTCCACTGAACCGTTTGTATTTTAATGGTTTTCTTATCAAACTGGGGCCATTCCACTTGCTTCTGTTCAGACAACTACATGTATCAATTTCATTTCAGGAATCAAAACCTCAAAATGCTGTCAGGGACCCAGAAAACTCCAGGAAGGACTCACGAAGGTTCCTTGGCTAAAGGTGAcatgaaaaatatgatttcGAAGTCAATTCAAATGAGCTTTTGTACACTTCTTTATAAGATAGAGgttctattttttcaatttcaatttgattccgGAATTGTTTTGAGTCAGACACAACTCAATTTTGATTGAGCACAAATCAGTTGACAGATATGCAGCTAGTCACTACACTCATTGGTCTCCCTGTAGCAAATTCACTTTGTTTTTCCACCCCCCTTTTGCTTGGCCTTTAGGATCTTAATTAATCCTTTTCAGTGTGCTGAATCAACCTTAGCTAATAGATTAGCTACTGAGTGGTTTGCCTCTCAAATTCTAACTAGCTGCAGTAAACATTCTGTATGAAACCTGCTAATAATAAGTTCatagttttttccttctcttttagcATAACCTGAGTGATCTGCCTGCATCTCAATAATTATGTAAACCTCCACTAATTGGGAGGACATGACACTCCCAACTGTAAGCCACAAccttgtgttcaagctccattTCACATTGGTAGCATCATGGctatattcttattattatactAACCTCAACATTCTTATATATCTGTTATATATGTTGTCTAGATGGGCTCCTGTGCGTCACCAGCCTTCGAGTATACTTCGACAAGTATCATAAAAGTTAGATTTGGGAATGGTACTAAAGATCCCATGTTTTGTTGGTCTGCAATCTGTGATCTTTTGCCACACAAGTAGGTTGATTGTAATCCAAATTTGTTCTATTTATTAGCTTCTTCATGTGGCTGTAAATTAAAGCAATATTCTTAACTAGATCTTCAACGAATATGTGGTATATAAAAAGTCATGTTAGTGCttgatgaaaatgttaaaaatttgaAGGCTAATGTTAAGGCTAGTGTGAACCTATTTTGCATATTGcattaaaatgccaaaaaagaagcgacaaaaaaaaaaaaaaaaaaacacaaatttgcAAAATCTACGTGTCAAAAGATAATCTGAACTGAAAAAGACTGCATGACCCAGGAAGATCCAAGCTAGGCCACAAAGTCACAACTTCTAGTCATACCTTGTTTTGCAAAACCATCAGCCATATGGTTAGTATCGTGCCAAACACGAGAGAAAGATACCGATCCCAAATATGAAGAGAATCTAGATGCAGAACTGTTATTTAACTGATACAATACTTTTAGGATTGATCTTATAGATTTATGTGTAAAACGAGTTGCTCAAGGGGGCCAAGAAAGCAAGTGGGGGAacacttttctctttcttttagcTAAATACGCTGGCTTAAaggatttcttttgattttctttgtacaAGAAGTACCACTACTATGATCCTTATCTCTTTTacagttgagttttttttaaataatattaaaattttaatttttagtttaaatttttgaattaagataattttttaacatcagAATTTTGTTAATCAAGCGGTTATgagtttaaatttcatcattcttattttatttaataaaaattaagtataagataaaataaatttatataagtttcaagtttaaaaggtttttatttaaaaaatataaattatatattaatatcttaCCTATCCACTTAAATTTCtagattaagataatttttttaacaggtTTGTTAGGTTGTTGTTGCATTGTCGTCCAAAGAAGTAGAGCTGGAGAGGTGGATCATCATGTTTTCTGATGCACGTTCTGTTCTCTTACTTGGGGCTCACAGTGATGAGCATTGATCTTGTTTACTTGATTGTTGGTTCTATGAATGTGGAAAGCAAAATTTAAGTGGGAAAGTTCTATTAGCAAACATTCTTGCATGCCATGTTTGAAATTGCTACGTTTCAAAGTGTCTTTTAACTCAAAAACTATAGGATTGATGTTCTTTTCAttctaaattaagtttttttctagatattttttaataatcttgatataaacataatcataaaaaaaaccctaaaagtaTTCTACTTGCATTATGTTATCAAACTCACAAAATTATACGTGCAAAGTTAGCAGTAGATATAGGGTAATTTGTTCTATTCTCTCATAGAGGTAGCTTTATTGAAACTTGAAACCTTATCAATGAGGTAGCTTTATTGAAACTTGAAACCTTATCTCTGTGTATAGGATGTCTAGATCATTATATAAAGAGTCCAAAGGGATCAAACTTTTAGATCAGGCCATATTTTACAGCTGAAAAAAGGGTTGTCATagtaaacaacaacaaaatgattgaaaattgtaaaataactagaaattgatcttcaaatatatattttttaaaatctttgagGTTTTTTTCTAAATCCCAAGGAATAGGAGCAGAAAAATCTGAAACCATTCAAATGCATGTGTTTATGCTTTTGTTAAATCTATTGTTTTCGTTGATGCCTTGTGATCCTTGACAAGGCAAAGTGTGTTGCAGTTTTAATGGAGAATGTGCGACTTGACAAATTTTTggattactctctctctctctctagatatATTTTCTTATCTCCCATAGTATAGCAAGACCTCTTAGTCGCATGCCCCGATCCAATGAGAAAATTTTGCTTGAAGGACTTGGCAAGAATATTAAAAGGAAGTAAAACATTTGTGCTGCAATCACCTTGGCTAGCTCTAGTTCGCTTGCGCCACCACAGATTATGGGGGAAGATTTCATTGCATGTTAAGCTAAGAACAAGATCATGCATCACAGTCACAGATAACATGGCAGCCCACTAAGTTAATGGGGGTCAAACTTCATGCATGGCTGACATTAATTATTAAGTGAACAAAAACAGCTCAATAGAGAAGATGGGGGTTGACTTTTGGAGAAGACGAGCAAGGAGCTGAGGTCCCTCCATGAAGACATGAATAGTGAGTCCATGCGCTGAGGCAATTAAATTGATAGGGCAAGTATTTGTGAGTGCTTGAAGTTTTAGAACACTTGAATTATGGTTTTGTGCTCTTAATCACATCAGCTAAAGTAGAACACAGAGATTGAAACAAGGAATTATTGGAATATATCTTTCAAGGTTTTATTAATCCTAGGCAGCATTCATGGCTTGAAATCTATCTCTCGGCCACCATCAAGCTTATCATATTGGATAGTGAAAAGGTATGTTCTTCAGTGGCGCACACCATGATTTTTCCAGTCAACAGAAGGGGATCTCTTGCTAGTAATTGCTACTCCTGTAGGATTTTATGAACAAAATAGAATCATAAAAAAGTATGTACACTTCAGTGTCACTCAAGTGTATGGTCTGACTTGCCTTTTGAATTCTTATAGTCAAGTTCAAAAAAGTATGTACACCAACAGGAGCTAGTGCTCTCGGAACGAAAGGTTGGTAAGTCAAGCTATTTTCTGAATTGAGATATTGACCATGGCCATGAATGTCAGAAAATTGACTACAACCATATCagtctctccttttttttggtTGAGAGAAGGGATGCAACCATATGCGGTGGTTTTATTAAGACATATTAACCCTTGTATTTATGAGACTCGATTCAGAGACTGTCTCTAATCTAAAAAAGAGTCTAGACTTTTAGTTATCAGGTAAATATACAGATATCTAGATCAAaccaagttattattttttttttatcaaactagtGTGGTTTcactctctctattttttagaaaaatattttcttgatgttGACTCCACCATATCTAAACCAGGTTTGACCTGATTAATCAGATCCCAAATAAACCAAGTCGTGTTAACCGGGTTTCATCatgttaatatctttttaattcaatttaaaattttatttttctagatcaACCTATCGGGTTGGGTTAGATTTAACAATCATGTTAACCCTTATAAACAACAAACTAACCCTTATAGTTATAGAAATGGTTCGAGTATTGACttgaaaaaagatttgagtTATTAGATCAAcctgaattaattatttttattaaagttatattgttttgtcctttaaaaaaacaaaaattctataAGTATTGATCTAGACTTGAGTTTAGCGGTCATATCAACCAAATCATTGATTAACCGAGCCAAATCAATTTAGTATTAAACTCTTGACCAAATCAAGTTTTGAGCCACgagttttttaaatcaatctaTCAAATTGAGCCAGGTGGGAATTTTTGTCTATAGTCAAGTTCTTCTGACTGTCTTCCTTGAATTGATCTTAATAGTTATTTGATCCGTCTTATACCAGTACGTGCTTTGGATGTTTGCTTTCCATAGAATACATTATTCACTCTTCTTGTTAATGGTTGACTTTGCCaatacttttttattcattatacaATGCCTTAAAAGCTTATAATATATTACTCCTTTCGTCCAAATATGTTCATCCATATTTCTTTTTGGGGATAAAAACTTGTCCTTCTTTCTATTTTGAGATATCCCACAACTAATTATGGcatataaatatgtaaaaataaatacaaaaaccaatGCATGAACTAGGATTCGAATCcatttcaatttaatggtaaaaTAAACTCTTGACCATGAACTTTATTACATTAGTTTAATATGCAtttcattctaaaataaaataaaaaaataacattgaaaaGTTGTTTGGAAACAGATGATATCATATgcaattaattgtattttttttaaaatgcataaaaagtttaatgataataaaactTTCGAATAGAGAGAGtgatgattttctatttttcaaatgaaGCATATAAatttttgagattaattatttaattaatcacatGCAGCTCTATTTCAAGAAATATTCAGTTCTGAGACTATAATATCTTTGAGATTATGCACATAAAGCAATAGATgaacattttaataaatagatgGAAATCCAAGCGTGGACAAACTCAATGGGAGAAAAATGGTAGGAAGATAGTATATTGGGTGGTAATGGgtctcaattgttttttaaagttatttttaaattatttttcacaataaaaagaatattagattaatgtttttttttatagctttgaTGTGATTCTATAAAACAagtctataaaaataaaaatattattttaatatattttaaattaaaaaatactttaaaaaatgctttgaaTCACGTTATCAAAACACTATCAGAACATGCACCGCTCACTGTATAGTTGATTTAGAGGGTGATTGAGAGTgtaatccatttattttttcaaaaatttagaattttttttgctttaaattaatttttttagtgtttttgaattgttttaatatactgatgtcaaaaataaattatttttttaaacaaaaatacaccaaaaaaaaatatctaccaCTACTCCATACCCCTCTTTATTTACGAACTACCATGTTAACATTCCTACCACTATCAATCAATAGGCGAACCCACTAACATGTGTCTCGCTACAATAATACACTTCtctcccttttcatttttaaagatttgaaaagcttataatttaattaatttgttacaTGCATGTATGTGGTAccaaaaattatcttaaaatcaTCTGTTTGTGATGCCTCGAGTGACATTATAAAGTAGATGGTTTCTCTCAATAAATGCCCCAACATGTAGGCCTAAGATTAAATATGGAGGAATGGGATTATGGGCTTTATACATAATGGGCATCCTTTAATGATGATGTTTTCTCTTACATTTATTCCCTTATTAAAActccaaaaattatttaatatacttTAATTTTAGCTGGATTTTGGGGTCCAATTAGGAGCTAACATACCAGACTTTGGAATAAgactttttaaaagtatataaagCAATATATATTGGTGCTACCACTCGCCAACCATCTTAGCTATCTCCTTGGTGCCGACAATTGATGATAGAAAGTCTCAATAATAAATTGGGTGAATAAGAGATAAACGTGTATTTCCCAgactagtggaaaaaaaaaaacagagtctatacttttttactcaaaaacttatttttaacccAAATTTGACCTAAACaccaagaaaagagtttaaaaaCATTGGAAAATCCATAaatagtcttaaaaaaaaataaaaaaataaaaacaaaaacctaaaatcaaCCCGAAACAAAAACTCTTTATAAGATTAGATCTGGTTTTTAAGACAATTGtaaggtaaaaataaatatacaagttGAACTCCTCTCATCAAATAGAACATCATAACACCAAGATCGACCATTTTGGTGGTTAGAATATGTGTGAAtgttgattttctctctctacctttAGAATCTGGCgtcctctctcttctctcaatcgaaggattaaaaattaagaaaaataaacttttattccaaaattgaattgaaaaactatTGATGATCGAAAATGGATAATTTgtaaagtttgaggactaaagtATACTTATTTATGATAACTTTGAAAGCATCACCCATTTGCGAtgcatttttttcactttgatcctccttctttcaattttttctttaatcaacaaatttgtttcaatttttctttaattgtgcCAAAAAAGGATGCAATCatggaaattaaaagtttaagaattaaaattaaaagaaacaaaaattttaaataataaatccacaatgaaatataaaaaggtGAACAATGCAGGCGTGCACAATGTTTATAACATAACTTGTAGTCtttgtaataaataaatgttaaaaaagtaCTTCATGGCCAAACCTGGCTTCATTGCCTAGGTAAAATATATGTTCTTggtaaagttattaaactttatgtgGTCCATGATGTTGTTAAAGGTTC
Coding sequences within:
- the LOC18108098 gene encoding RING-H2 finger protein ATL78 translates to MSASTSTTQLFQDFLGDFYSRRLLLHNPLYQSTNTATPPAPGNSAPSEPSTGTGSSFDANVVMVLSVLLCALICSLGLNSIIRCALRCSNIAASESAANPSTQSANTGVNRRALKSFPVVNYSSDLNLPGLDTECVICLSEFTPGERVRLLPKCHHGFHVKCIDKWLSSHSSCPTCRHCLIETCQKIIGCSQASTSGTSLPVQETIVSILPLEPEGLIRDYRENS